The genomic interval ACGTGGAGAAGTGAAAAAAGAGTTTAGGATCCTAAGACACATATAAAACGAGCGCTatattgtcaaattttgtttggtGTCCATATTTAGCCGTTCTTGCTTGCCGTTCTTGCCCCGAAGTATCCAGACAACCCTTTATATGACTGTGGTGCTAAGTACCACGATCGAGCTCAATAATGAGTTGGTATTGTGCGTatatgtcaatatttcatatgATAGCCAAAGAGCTCAAAATCCAGTCGATACATTTCATGAAGCCGTTTCTGATCCTCCAACgagattttttccaaatatttcggCGcatctttcatcaatttttcataCTTGTATCCTTTGTTCGTTGTGTGCCTGAAAGAAAACACGTACTCTCTGTAAGGTTCATGCCTGTTCCAGTTTGTTCGCAAGTTTGACTTTCACAACTACTCAGTGGACCCTTCAGACTTTTCTCTCTTCGTCTTGAAAGTTAGACATGCAAGTTTGCTAATGTGAAACTCAcccttgaaagtcagaaggGAAGCCCAACTTTTGGAACAGGAACGGGTCTTCTTGTGCAATGCTCTCGGTTTTGACTATGTATTGGTAGTTCCCGGGACAAACATCGCACAGACGATAGATGGGCCGGATAAGATGAGGAAGATTATAAGGTCCAGACGCTCCCCGATCCAACACAAATTGGATATATTCCCAGAAGTGAGGAAGCTCGATGGGTGTCTTAAAATCGTCCACAGTCTGGACGAAATCTTGGAATCGTAGTTTGGCCTGATCTCGATAAGTCTCCACGATATGGATGCCCAAGTTGTAATAAGAATCGTCGTGATACTCCTCAAGATTGTTCTGATAAAAGGCCACCAATCGGTGAATTGGGTGCTGCACGAACAAGATCGATTTCCAATCTGGATCTTGTCGGGTGAGGGCGAAACTTTTTTTGGTTAATTCCGGCGCCCAAAGTCGCACCAGAGTGACAGGGTTCGCAGTGCCATAGATACTATCCGCATCCTCGATATCAGTTGGAGACAGACCCTAGAAGTGATCATTTGGCTTAAGGAGCATATGGTTACTTGGTTACCAAAGACAGGAGCGAGTTACCATGAGAACCATGAAGTTGTGAACCC from Tigriopus californicus strain San Diego chromosome 5, Tcal_SD_v2.1, whole genome shotgun sequence carries:
- the LOC131880404 gene encoding carbohydrate sulfotransferase 11-like isoform X1, whose product is MMNSFPRRGNARVKFIVLLACCAIVFLLFICLEPRDLFEAHFQLTKPPLITSMEQYERILVGRTEQLEQVCQRINEPGYKDLQSNPMDAIQYHVVGFTSLKWLWCPTFVGLAESNWVHNFMVLMGLSPTDIEDADSIYGTANPVTLVRLWAPELTKKSFALTRQDPDWKSILFVQHPIHRLVAFYQNNLEEYHDDSYYNLGIHIVETYRDQAKLRFQDFVQTVDDFKTPIELPHFWEYIQFVLDRGASGPYNLPHLIRPIYRLCDVCPGNYQYIVKTESIAQEDPFLFQKLGFPSDFQGHTTNKGYKYEKLMKDAPKYLEKISLEDQKRLHEMYRLDFELFGYHMKY
- the LOC131880404 gene encoding carbohydrate sulfotransferase 11-like isoform X2 translates to MSEFSLAEQLEQVCQRINEPGYKDLQSNPMDAIQYHVVGFTSLKWLWCPTFVGLAESNWVHNFMVLMGLSPTDIEDADSIYGTANPVTLVRLWAPELTKKSFALTRQDPDWKSILFVQHPIHRLVAFYQNNLEEYHDDSYYNLGIHIVETYRDQAKLRFQDFVQTVDDFKTPIELPHFWEYIQFVLDRGASGPYNLPHLIRPIYRLCDVCPGNYQYIVKTESIAQEDPFLFQKLGFPSDFQGHTTNKGYKYEKLMKDAPKYLEKISLEDQKRLHEMYRLDFELFGYHMKY
- the LOC131880404 gene encoding carbohydrate sulfotransferase 11-like isoform X3, which translates into the protein MDAIQYHVVGFTSLKWLWCPTFVGLAESNWVHNFMVLMGLSPTDIEDADSIYGTANPVTLVRLWAPELTKKSFALTRQDPDWKSILFVQHPIHRLVAFYQNNLEEYHDDSYYNLGIHIVETYRDQAKLRFQDFVQTVDDFKTPIELPHFWEYIQFVLDRGASGPYNLPHLIRPIYRLCDVCPGNYQYIVKTESIAQEDPFLFQKLGFPSDFQGHTTNKGYKYEKLMKDAPKYLEKISLEDQKRLHEMYRLDFELFGYHMKY